The DNA sequence ggttaagaggaagctttagctcttgcgcccctatctaaatgcatgtaaaatgagaattcgtttttctcggcaaccactacaccaaattccacgaggtttgttgcatttaaaagaaaaacttaaaatatagtgactgctggtttcgaattcttgagtgaggtcgtcaatgttttattaaaaattggcaaaaatcaaaaattttcaaaaaacgaaactatcaagtttacaactctgtaactcaacaacgaaaaatgatactACAATGCTGTGAATTGCGTCTAAcagaacatctaaagcggacaaaattgatgtgttatatatgaaaataaaaaataaacatcagtaatatggaaatacagcttttgcagaacccttgtagccaacgtaacaaattcacgtaagatgtaaaatgacatatcaaatttgtccgctttgaatgatctaatggatgccgtttacagaaccgccatatctgttcttgatgcagagctatgaattggtaaacttcatgcttctatatttttcaaacggtcgaatatttgaaaatcttttttaaGAAAAATCAGaacataaatcgaaattccgcttccaacagtcactagaatttaactttctctctgaaatgcaacaaatttcattaagatctgtccaggagttatctcagaaaaacgtttttgcgttttacatgtatttgaataggccgcgtcggagctggGCTAAAGCATGGAGTACACAGGAAATGGTTTTGTTATGTGGAGGTACAGGGAGTAGAGTGTTTTTGAGACGGGGCGGCCGACCAGCAGGAGAGGAGCGGGAGTGCCAGACGAAACTTGATACGTCATCTGCTGAGAGTTTATAGAGGAGGAGGGCTGCCGCGACGGTGGGAGCGAAGGTTTCAGAAGTGGCGCGTGGCAAGTGCGTAACACAGCACGTGCAGGATGGTGGCGCCATCCCTTGAGCCTTATTGTAACACGATGCAGGGGAAGTTTTTAGTCTGTTTAGTAAGGTAAGAATTTCCGACCCTTTAATAGCAATTTCAGACATGCCGATGTCGGATTGTGCGGATAAGTCAGGGTATTTAGTAACGTTTTTGCAGGTGAAGACTGAACATAATGTGTCATTTAGTAACTCTGCacactgtaactcagcaacggaACAGGGATATATTATACGCCAGAATCACCGAGGGTTATTCGtcagtgggcttcttcgattttccacttctggctacccgcgagctgccagagcctgccagagcgtcttcgtttttcccGGGTTGCTCTGCCCACCGCgccacgcacttccgccgggcgttcgttttgcttgggctggacggttctggctacccacgtgctgccagaacctgccaggacgattttggtcaggctgctctctggaagttctctggctagcagacgactaaaagaggcgatgggcgctcgccgtcATCTTCGTGGGGACTTCACGGTTTGCAACGCGgacgcttgaggacttaaatttccctcgctcagccaactgtctacggtcatcttcggatttccttacttcaaGCGTTATctttttgggttcgtctttctctggtggcctttcttttcacatatctcgcgtatgtatgcgGAGATATCTTTTTTcagcagttagcgaaggctttgcagctagcccgtgttcgctccgtctcacCGTCGTATGCCTGGGTGGCAGCTCGAagccgatatgtgttcgaactgcaggccgttgatctaagaatgcaCTGATTGAGTAAAAGACAAACGTAcgttagacacacgtacattggcttattgctctcatgatcacgaccaatgttgtttttcgtgtgaaacgtttcgctggtcacaagcggcgtgcattttcatgcgccagccgcgtccccagctccttagggtcaaaatgagaagcaccatcagtcacaataaactttctgaaatcgaagcccaagcagggcggcacgaaattttttgcgtatgagacgtacccgatatCCTGCTTTTTGGTGTCTTGTgaagtgatgacacaacgccaactcatcaatgtcgccggtgggcgacgtgatcgctgcaaGCAGAGATCCTCGAGCTATAGCTGTCGAGTATAAAATCAATTACGCGTGCGTCTTGTTATCGtacgcgtcggaggccatctgttgcgctgcgcaaggtgagGTTGGACCAGTGCGCGttctgcgccgagtcgcgcgaaatcgcgcgagagtgatcgtatccctgaatgcaactatatattttcaagctggaaaCGCATAAATAGGTTGACTATgccggcctcgccgggcgctgccatgctggtagcatgtttacatttggccagctgtcccggcgttcgattttgcaaacttcgggcaggttcgggttgtcttgggatcctagcccacgtgacttcctatcaggaccggaccgctggctgccatctggctgccagcgggctgccagaactctgaAAATCGAGAGGCCCAGTTAGGATACTAAATGATGGCTGTACAAGCGCAGATGTGTGCATTTAAGTAGCGATTGATGTTCATTCTCACATATTTTTTTATCTTTGCCACGTCCTGAATTTTTTTGTCTACTTTGTTGACCGTTCTATAAAGGcgcctttttttattattgagaaACGAGAATGGGCTTTCTCCGATCTGGTTCACCCTCCGCAAAAGAGGAGGCTAGAAAAACTCTgctgcagttctctctctctctttttttttccgcaagagcATGCGGCCCCGTACCCGCCTCAGTCGCTGTCGTTGAAGTGCACGAATCGTCTTTCATTATGCTATTTTTGAAGCCGCCGAGTTTCACTCGGGTCATATAGTGACGCATCTGCTACGAGACATTTTCACTGCGTTGATTGCGTAATAATCATTACTCAAGCTGTACAGTATcgttctctccctccctcccccctcccccgcaaaAGTAGAAAAAACAGAGAAATATTGTGCGTGATGAAGTCCGACGGCAAAATGTTTCCAGGACTTCTGTAAGTGCGCCTGCACAGAAGGAATACGCGAATGGGGCAATCGAACTGCGGGCTGTAAACGATATAGCTATAGCTGCTTGAAAGTGTGAATCATCTCACACTTGTTTCTTGTGGAAGACATTCAAGCCATGTTCGCTGCCAGGCCTCCACTATTCGCGGTTCTCCATGTTACTACAGTGCTAAAGCTTACTCTAACAAAAAGTTCGCAAGAAATAAACTTTACCCAGCAAGGTGTCCCGTCCGTCTCACGCTCCATCTTCGGGGGAAACGATCGGCACAAGTAAGTGCAGTACGGCGTGCGACCAAAAAAGTTCGTCTGAGAAGAAAAACGGGAGGGTGATATTAGAGGTGTACTAGTTACATTCCATGCAATGCAACAAGCAGGAATCGCCTACCAAAAAGAAAAGTTGGCGTGTCGATTACTCACAAATTTGCTGGCTATGATCTTCCCGCACTTCTGCTTCTTAAAGAGACACTCTGAAAAGAAAGTTTTTCCGTTGCTTAGAATAACACCCACAGGCGCAAAGCCAAATTATGCCCTTGAAATATCAGTTGATTTCTGTTACACAATGGTAATGTCTATTTCTCTACGCTCGAATCTCTTGCACCGACTCTAAttcttatttattattatctGCCATGGCGATGATCCAAAAATAATACTGCACATAAGCCTCTGCACATTGCTCTTGAAAgaaagtgtaatggtcagcaacATAAAATATCAGGAGGGCATGCAGTGTGGCTACGACAAAGCTACGCAAGATACCAATGTATTCTGTTAATATTGGGGTCAAATAACGTCGCAGAAATTGGGCTAGTCTCACGATACAGTACTACGTAAATGGACGCCCCTTGACCATTGACCTCTTTTTCAATCCAGCGATTTCAACGTGTGCCCTAAAATAATTTGTGAAATCGCTATTCACATCGTTGTAGTCCATTGCGGTCCGTCCGCTTGAATATTGTGTTTCCGAAAAGAAAATGCCTAGTTACTGCTATTTCGTTGTTCCAAAGTATTACTTATAGTCTTCGTTGAAATACCAGAAGTACATGTAACGCTGCGAGTCTTAGCCACTAAATTCATGCTACACATGTGAACATCTGGGACAAAACATCAGTACTAACACTGTGGCGAATTTCGGGGAGGGAGTACAAGCATAATTCTCAGTAGATTCTGCCTTCACCATTTGTGGTGAAGGAGCGGAGTGGCCTGCATacctttgacaaaggctgtacaCGCCAAAAAATTTTGAACGTGATGAACGTAGCAAATTGTGATTACAGGCAAGTGGGAGAAAATAACCTAACACTGTCCTTGTTGCTAAACAATGAACATGTAACATCGCCATTGCTCTGCTGGAACACAAATACCGCAAATATTGTAGATATAAATGCTATCACAATGCGTTGAACACGCCAACACTTCATTTCTAAGTTTGGAGAAAGTCTGCGTTACCGCAACACGACTGCACAAAACACCTACAGACAGCTACAATGCGCGTGCGCGCGTCTAAACATTTCATACACACAGGAACTTTGAGGAGTGATTCATTCTGCCGACAAACGAACAACACACAAACGGTCGATTCTAAGCTTCACACAGTCCCTCCCTACCTAAATAATCTGCATGTAGCTTCTAAACCGTACTTTTCTAAAAACATTCATAATTATTTTGGGCAGTCAAGTATACGAGCGTGAGTATAAGCGCTCTCAGGGTTAGCTGTTTGACTACAATACGGTATAATAAGTAATGTATCGCGAAGTTGAGCGGAACGGTATTCGAAAAGAATACGTCATCTAAACGCGAATTATCTGCTCAGCTTCCAAAATTTCTTTGTACAGTTCCACCCCGATTTTCTCGCTTCCGCCTTCTGTACTATGTTGATATTTTCCCCTGTCCTACCCTTTCAATCGTTCGATTCTAAGCTGCAGCTCTGTAAAGGCTTATGCCATTGCGTAGAGACACTCGTTTCCTTAGGCCGCGCCGATTTTTATGACGTCTCATTGTTCATCGGTGATGAAATAACAAGTACaacctccgtggttgctcagtggctatggtgttaggctgctgagcacaaggtcgcgggatcaaatgccggccacggcggccgcatttcgatgggggcgaaatgagaaaacacccgcgtacttagatttaggtgcatgttaaagaaccccaggtggtcgcaatttccggagtcctccactacggcgtgcctcataatcagaaagtggttttggcacgtaaaacaccataatgtTTTTTTAACAAGTACAACATACGAAACGTCAAAGGCGGCCACAGTgcatgcatgctcaaaaagtgtaTGGAAACCTTTGAAACTATACTACTGCGTGGTTTCCAGCAATGGCAAACTAAGACTTCACAAGCACCGTCTAACGCCGCATGGCTCACCCGATCCCTGCAGCAGTGAGGAGAAGAGGGCCGCGCAGAGCAGCAGCGCCACAACCAACCCCTTCATGTCGCGTACTTGCGAATTCCTCGCCGCACTTCGGCAGTAGGTCTCGTAGAGTGCAAGGTATACgcggagcagacgacgcagcagcGTCGATAACGCTCGTCAAGCGCCCTCGCGGAAGTGACGTTCACTTGGACGCGTCAACAATTAGAAATAAACAGTGGAAAGGAAGATGGGGGGGCAGCTGTCCTGCTCCCCGCCGGTATACACGATCATATTACTCGAACAATCGGCGGACGATTATGTACGAACGCTTCGTGTGTGACGCGATGCGTGACGCTTGCGAGACGTCGCAATACCAATGCCCTATAGAGATGGCGGTTGCCGGCGACGTTCGAAATGAGATGCCAGGGCAGCGCTCTCGTCCTTTGCAGTCTCCGAATGAAAGGAATCTAGGTTATCCAAACTCACAAGAGAGAGAATAGCAGTTTTTAAATGCGTTGGTGAAAAGTGGTAGCTTTTCTTTCCtatggtttgtttgtttgcttctttgctTCTTTGTTCATTTGTCTTCAAAGCAATGAACTGCGAAAGGTGTTTTTGCGGGCGTCAAAAGTTTGCCGACATCTTGTGGCATCCTCACATATTCTTCCTGCACGCAAAGCGCATTCCTGAAACAGGAGCATGTCTACGGCTACGCTTAGGGAACCGTCTGGTATTACGCAGGAAGTTCAAGCCAGAAAATGCAACTCCCTATTAGGTTAAATGACAAGCATAATAAGCTCCGCAGGGTAAATACCATCACTAAAACTTATCAATGGTAAAGTTCGGTTGGCTGTTCATTTGTTTTTCTCCCTGAGAAATTTGCTCTTTTCCACGCAGTCGACATCGCAAAAAGTACTACTTCTTGCGTATTATTTAATAATATCTGCAAGGCGCCAGtcgattcagtacacgcaaaccAAACGTATGCTAGCCGGTGTCTGAATCACCATGTTTCGTGTGTTTGGAACATCTTTATGCGCACTTCCTGGTTTTGAGCAGTTCCCAAAGAAACTACTCACCTAAACCTTGTGATATGGCACGTATGGCGACATCGATGTATCATATTCACTGCCGCAGTTAACCAGCTTTCGTGGCCTAAGAGAGGCCCCTGCCCTATACCGGGTGTGTGTTGGAGAGTGTTGAACAAGTGCCGCCCAACAGTGGGAGCAGCAGCTCACTGTGGTACTTTTTCCAACATGGCACCTCGGATGGCGTCGGTGGAAAGTCATCAATACGAATTAAATGCACCTATTTCCGTACCGAGACATCTTGAACCATAAGCAAATTAGCAGTGGAATTTTCTATTGGACGAACACGAGTACTTGGAATAGCTTTAAacgtgatctctctctctctctctctctctccatatatatatatatatatatatatatatatatatatatatatatatatatatatgtgtgtgtgtgtgtgtgtgtgtgtgtgtgtgtgtgtgtgtgtgtgtgtgtgtgtgtgtgtgtgtgtgtgatttagCGCAATTATTCATGCTAACAAATATGCATGAACTAGCCCACAAATAAGTTCTTGTGAAGGTAGTTTTGAGCCGGAAGGACGAATTTTGTACGAGTCCATAAGTTACCTATACTTTCCGGACTGACAGCTGCCGTAAACAGGCGTACCACGCATGCACTGCACTAAACGTGAAATTTTTCTCTGGTGTTCTCGCTGCGAGGCTTTCAGAACCCAACACCGAAGCAAACAAATGGGCTAGAGAGCTGTGAACAGCTATTTATGACTTACACCATTCACTCGCAGGATTGTTTCTGAACGGAGAAACCAATAGAATGCGACTAAAACAGACACAAGCACACAAACAATCAGTTCGAGGCTATTTTCGCCGACTGATTGAAAAGAACAGCTGAGGTGCAAAACTCGACAGCTGTTCAGAGTAGACCACAAGCACTCGTTTGTGCTTGGCATTGAGAAGCGGCACCTGTTCGCATTAGTTGGAGTAAGAATATGTCCAGGGGGGAAAAGTGTTTCTCGAGGTCACGCCACGTGCCGCATTTGTTATCCTGGGTGGAGGCTAGACGGATGTGGCTTGACAATAAGCGTGTGGGCAGCAAGATACGTTCGCATAGTTGAAACTATGTAATATGCAGAATAATAACCAACACAGAGACCTATCGCCCTAGACCACATTATTATCATGCCTCAGCGAGGCGATTCAGCGTTTATTATATGGTCGCCGTTCGATATCACCCTGAGTAAGCACATCGAACTGAAGTATTCTTCCGTAAAACAAGATGCCTGAACAAAACTTGTATCAACCAGCTGTTGGAGACCTTCAAAGACATGTGTAACATACATTCAATTGTTTTTCAAAGCTAAGATAGTGTcactaggggcgctataacgtaaaagtattccaaacttttgtattccaattctgctatcagccctccacgattggtcaaaatctttttttcgaccaaccccacttcacctgtctgcacgcgacgtcacgaaaaccgcgatacctccccatctgatatgatgtgtacacactgattatgcattatttgaccgaacaaaacaaaaacagttatttctgattcgacgcctttttgccattagccctcggctattggtcaaaaattttcgggctgcacccacttcacctacctgtcacgcgacgtcacaaaaccgcaagaactcaccgcgtcaaagtgacgtgaacgcgataaagatgcattaatatgccgaacaaaactgaattttcttcgaaatagccgcaggctgccccgttccgaaaggaattaaagatagctgccgccgatcgctcagacgctggctactcgcacctgccggcgagcgtataataaaacttcttgcgcggccgtgtaacgttttcgagcactttccgcacgtttacctcctcattctgccaactcttctttgctgagggtccgttttagcgacattcttgaacttccgttgcatgccgccgcgattttcgaccagccaccgcaagctaagtaagggaaagctgaccaatcgtagacgccggcaccaccctcttcatccggttatcgactttcagtgcagtggctcggccccatctaatccctctccacttgagcgttctcctcgcctcttgtcagccaattacatacgacaagccgctcagcgtaggcaatgttattcgtttttcaagcaaacaaaagtgacctcctatgaacgaggagagcgtttgatctgtctgttcagacaaccctgcgggtgaccgcccgtagcttgcgttggtggttacgcaaatttgacgtcaggagattggaatagaaacatgttggaatagttttacgttatagggcccaaggtCTGTCaaccttgtttgccaagtaactTGCTTGTCTGTAGTTACCGGCCACCAAGGGCGCGACGTGCGTGCTTTAGCATTCCTTCAAAAATGTAAATATGCTCCCAACTTTTCATTCCTGTAAAGTGCACACCGCCCCAGCTCAGCGACTACTGTGCTCTGTTGCCGAGCACAGTCGACTTCCGCGGCCTACTGTGCAAGGGGCAAGAGGGAGCACGAAAGCGCCcttatatgcaaaaaaaaaattatgtgtacTTCGTCTCCTCATTTTcctctttatttctttcatatGTTTCTACCCACCTCACCATGCCTCGGGCCCCTTAGTTTAGTGTGACAATCCGAATTTTCATTTCTGTATAACTTCTCTGGCTTtcctttcatttctctctctctctctctctctctctctctctctctctctctctctctctctctctctctctcgcgtccCCACACACGGAAAGAAATTTGTGTCGTTACTAATGCGCAAGGATACAGTCCCCTGTTTCTAAGATGCACTAGTTCCAAATTGCGTTCCACTTTACTGTACCACATTTTCCGCTCCTTTGCTGCATTTCAAGCTTTAATTTCAAAGCGACGCTTTCCCTGCCTCATCTTCCCACTTTTCGGGTGTTGGCTGATGCTGCCTTGCCAGTTATGCAACTTGTACTGGTGCCATCTGGCTGTTGGCTACTGTCCTGTATGACTACAGTCCCGGGTATAGTGCAGACCAGTACCGGATATAGAGAAAAGCAAGGCCACCCGGCGCGGCAGATGACCCACGCAAGCGCAGGCGGTAGCTCTGGCACAAACACAGTTTCGTCGTCACGTCGTCGCAGTCATTCCTTCGTTGTCAATTAGTCACCTTCATTCCCACCATCGTCATTCTGttttcgtcatgccgtcttcgtctACAGTTGTCATTACAGTGCCATTGCCGCCATGCGGTCATcctcacgccgtcgtcgtcataccctTTTCATCAATTTAACATTGCCATCCAAATTATGTCATACTCGTGTTTTCATACAGCCATCGTCACTCCGTCGTCGTTATACTGTCGTCGCCAATGATGAAGTCATGCCATCTTAAATATGTCGTTGTCGTTATTGCGTTGTTATTGTTGCGGTTGCGTCATCGTCGTGGAGTCATCGTTATACTGTGGTAGCCgccacaccgtcgtcgtcatattgTAGTAGTGAAGCCAGTGTCGTCTTGACattgtcgtgatgccgtcgtcgtcaatccattgtcgtcattgtgtcAATGCTAGACAGCTGTCGTGcaatcgtggtcgttccatcatcatcattccttcATCGCCATGCGTAGGATGCGCCGATCAAACACCTCAAGTTTGTTTACGAAGGTGGTTCCCTGTGAAAATGTGTCCAACGTCGTGTGCTCTTTACTCGCAAATGGCGCTAATCAAGAACAACGTTCTTCGCAAACACCAACAATAGCTTCGCTTAAAccgattcctacagtgcgtgaGATCCATATGTTTTCTTCCCCAGTATTCCATCGCTAAGGTATCGAACTATTCATGGGCACGTTCCTCAGAACCTCTTCAGTTGAAAGCTACAGCTCGACATGGAGTACCGATGCAGATTACAAGTACCCGTCAACCTTGCACCTTTACGAAAAAGGCTTGCCTATAGGGGCGCGCTAAGTGTTGATAAACAGTACCTATACTCGAGCCGCACTGACTGACGATGTTCTTGCCAAGTGGCGTACCTATGGAGCCAAGGAGAGGACGTGCGTACAGTACTTATATAAACAGCTGAAAGCGACGACAGATATCGACAACACCGCAAATGTGTTGCTCAACATGCAGTGCTGGCTTCAGCCCGACCACAAAACACATCCCGTGGGACATGCAGTCGCCTGCAAGCCAAAGAACCCAGCACTTGGACACCTCTATATGCGCCCTTACAAGGTTGCATCACTCCCAGGAACGGTGCGCGAGCACAAGAAACGCTCCTCTCATTTGTGCGAGTTCGACTGGAGTGGGACCGCCGGATGCGAAGTGCGAGTGCGcgtgtatgcgttttcttttCCGTATTCCCTCTGTCAAAACGAGGCCTCAGTGTCACTCTCCCATTCAATAAAGGGAACCAAGAAACGCGCAATGCTTACACGCTTTGTCGAGTTCATGCGAAGTGTCGACACTGAAGTGAACTTGCACAGGCAGCCTTGTTAAGTTGAACACACATTAAGGTTTTGTCTTTATCCACGGAAGGCTACAGATATAGCACCGCGGAATAATGAAACGCTATCGATGGCTGTACTGACAACTGCTTCCTACCCTGCACAACGTTCGTTGTCGCTTCTACGCTTTTGCCCATATGTTTCACTTGTACACGCAAAGGAGTACATAATTACGTTGAAAAAGTATTGATTTCCCGGCGTAGTCGTTTTAATTAGGCGTTTGCGACCACCTAGATTgtgctttctttctatttttctttctttttttaag is a window from the Dermacentor variabilis isolate Ectoservices chromosome 3, ASM5094787v1, whole genome shotgun sequence genome containing:
- the LOC142574223 gene encoding uncharacterized protein LOC142574223, whose product is MKGLVVALLLCAALFSSLLQGSECLFKKQKCGKIIASKFTNFFGRTPYCTYLCRSFPPKMERETDGTPCWSFRGKGTCQGGRCTTRAWKRVVTARPVPPRPKSSA